Proteins co-encoded in one Kutzneria chonburiensis genomic window:
- a CDS encoding carbohydrate ABC transporter permease — protein sequence MATRSVTARPSVGRVLAWIYLAVIVLITLFPFYWILRTALSNNFALHTDAGSLLPVDFTLGAFKRALGLATVAEAQAEGGSGASLNTALYLRNSVIYAGVQTALVVFCSATAAYAFSRLRWRGREVVFSILLCALMVPAIFTLIPNFVTVKNLGLTNSFAGMILPGAFFSAFNIFFLRQFMLGLSSEVEEAATIDGAGPLRVFFRIVLPMCAAPIATLCLLTFINTWNDYFWPLMVTSDESVRPLTLALAVFKQASPNTAVDWAGLMAATLIAALPMLLLFVVFGRRIVNSIGFTGIK from the coding sequence GTGGCGACCCGTTCCGTCACCGCCCGACCCTCGGTCGGTCGGGTGCTGGCCTGGATCTACCTGGCCGTGATCGTGCTGATCACGCTGTTCCCGTTCTACTGGATCCTGCGCACCGCGCTGTCCAACAACTTCGCCCTGCACACCGACGCCGGCTCCCTGCTCCCCGTGGACTTCACGCTCGGCGCGTTCAAGCGGGCGCTCGGGTTGGCCACGGTGGCCGAGGCGCAGGCCGAGGGCGGCTCCGGCGCGTCCCTGAACACCGCGCTGTACCTGCGAAACTCGGTGATCTACGCCGGCGTGCAGACCGCGCTGGTGGTGTTCTGCTCGGCCACCGCCGCCTATGCCTTCTCCCGGCTGCGCTGGCGCGGACGCGAGGTCGTGTTCTCGATCCTGTTGTGCGCCTTGATGGTGCCGGCGATCTTCACCCTGATCCCGAACTTCGTCACGGTGAAGAACCTGGGCCTGACCAACAGCTTCGCCGGCATGATCCTGCCCGGCGCGTTCTTCTCCGCGTTCAACATCTTCTTCCTGCGGCAGTTCATGCTCGGCCTGTCCAGCGAGGTCGAGGAGGCGGCGACCATCGACGGCGCCGGCCCGCTGCGGGTGTTCTTCCGGATCGTGCTGCCGATGTGCGCGGCGCCGATCGCCACGCTGTGCCTGCTGACGTTCATCAACACCTGGAACGACTATTTCTGGCCGCTGATGGTGACCAGCGACGAGAGCGTGCGGCCGCTGACCCTGGCGCTGGCGGTGTTCAAGCAGGCCTCGCCCAACACGGCCGTCGACTGGGCCGGCCTGATGGCGGCCACGTTGATCGCCGCGCTGCCGATGCTGCTGCTGTTCGTGGTGTTCGGCCGGCGCATCGTCAACTCCATCGGCTTCACCGGGATCAAGTGA
- a CDS encoding glycosyl hydrolase family 95 catalytic domain-containing protein, with protein sequence MAAPGGEWIEAAPVGNGRLGAMVFGGPGRTRLQINDSTVWSGTPHGPADSLADVLATGAGPARLDEVRRAIRAGDYRTADLLLMSFEGPYSQEFLPFADLWLTLGEGSLHTRTLNLDNGVAHEFLTVDGHEVERSVWASHPAGVLCVSITGRTDVKLELDSPLHTVHKLFRSNGFELGVEIPVDGAPQHEPEVKEPLRYAVGALDDYDPFGALVVRIDTDGHVSTTASKLTVTGSTRTLLVLATSTAARDFWDGRAPRTRTEHLNAAAEAASVALAKGAETLLREHDADLRALLGGTSLRIGRQVNGPIAAEDVLSGRDEQLTATVMFQYGRYLLASSSRPGSGPPANLQGVWNDELRPAWSSNYTVNINTQMNYWPAEVTGLAECHLPLIDLLDKLAANGSEVAQHLYGARGWVTHHNTDMWGWALPVGMGHGAPSWAIWQMGGAWLVHHAWDHYEFTGDIDFLRDRAWPLLRGCAEFCLDWLVEGDGWLDTIPSTSPENWFLVDGTPQSLSWSSTMDIALIRSVFTRCLDTARLAGLDDPVLAEIEKALPRLRPIAVAEGGWIQEWVEDVPEEDPKHRHMSPLVSVYPLGQIDSEATPELAEAAVNLMDRRGNGAMGWSWAWKIALRARLGDGETARSLLLEATRPLGFDWDVNAPTDGSQWGGLLPNLFSSHPPFQIDGNYGFPAGIAEMLVQSHNDVIRVLPALPASWPSGALTGVRCRGGVAADITWRDGSLAALSIRRLSGDPLRTVKVAFLGRREEFTLAVGEERRLAC encoded by the coding sequence CTGGCCGCGCCCGGCGGGGAGTGGATCGAGGCGGCGCCGGTGGGCAACGGCCGGCTCGGCGCCATGGTGTTCGGTGGCCCGGGACGAACCCGCTTGCAGATCAACGATTCCACGGTGTGGTCCGGCACGCCGCACGGTCCGGCCGACAGTCTGGCCGACGTGCTGGCCACCGGCGCTGGTCCGGCGCGGCTCGACGAGGTGCGCCGCGCCATCCGGGCCGGCGACTACCGGACCGCGGACCTGCTGCTGATGTCGTTCGAGGGCCCGTACAGCCAGGAGTTCCTGCCGTTCGCGGACCTCTGGCTGACGCTGGGCGAGGGCAGCCTGCACACCAGGACCCTCAACCTGGACAACGGTGTCGCGCACGAGTTCCTGACCGTCGACGGCCATGAGGTGGAGCGCTCGGTCTGGGCCAGCCACCCGGCCGGCGTGCTCTGCGTCAGCATCACCGGGCGTACGGATGTCAAGCTGGAGCTCGACTCCCCGCTGCACACGGTCCACAAGCTCTTTCGGAGCAACGGTTTCGAGCTTGGAGTGGAGATCCCGGTCGACGGTGCTCCGCAGCACGAGCCGGAAGTCAAGGAACCGCTGCGCTACGCCGTCGGCGCGCTTGACGACTATGACCCGTTCGGCGCGCTGGTCGTCCGGATCGACACCGACGGCCATGTGTCCACCACGGCCAGCAAGCTGACGGTCACCGGCTCGACCCGCACGCTGCTCGTGCTCGCCACTTCGACCGCGGCTCGGGACTTCTGGGACGGCCGCGCGCCGAGGACCCGCACCGAGCACCTGAACGCCGCCGCTGAAGCGGCCTCCGTCGCGTTGGCCAAGGGCGCCGAAACCTTGCTGCGCGAACACGACGCCGACCTGCGAGCGTTGCTGGGCGGCACCTCGCTGCGTATCGGCCGTCAGGTCAACGGCCCGATCGCCGCCGAAGACGTACTCTCCGGACGGGACGAACAGCTCACCGCGACCGTGATGTTCCAATACGGCCGGTACCTGCTGGCCTCGTCCTCCCGCCCGGGCAGCGGCCCACCGGCCAACCTCCAGGGCGTGTGGAACGACGAGCTGCGGCCGGCCTGGTCGTCCAACTACACGGTCAACATCAACACCCAGATGAACTACTGGCCGGCCGAGGTGACCGGGCTGGCCGAATGCCACCTGCCGCTCATCGACCTGCTGGACAAGCTGGCAGCCAACGGATCCGAGGTCGCGCAACACCTCTACGGCGCGCGCGGCTGGGTCACCCACCACAACACCGACATGTGGGGCTGGGCGCTGCCGGTCGGCATGGGCCACGGCGCGCCGTCGTGGGCGATCTGGCAGATGGGCGGCGCGTGGCTAGTCCACCACGCCTGGGACCACTACGAATTCACCGGCGATATCGACTTCCTGCGCGACCGGGCTTGGCCATTGCTGCGGGGCTGCGCCGAATTCTGCCTCGACTGGCTGGTGGAGGGCGACGGCTGGCTGGACACCATCCCGTCCACCTCGCCGGAGAACTGGTTCCTGGTCGACGGCACCCCGCAGTCGCTGTCCTGGTCGTCCACAATGGACATCGCGTTGATCCGGTCCGTGTTCACCCGCTGCCTGGACACGGCCCGGCTGGCCGGCCTCGACGACCCGGTGCTGGCCGAGATCGAGAAGGCGCTGCCGCGGTTGCGGCCCATAGCCGTCGCCGAGGGCGGCTGGATCCAGGAGTGGGTCGAGGACGTGCCGGAGGAAGACCCCAAGCACCGGCACATGTCTCCGCTGGTGTCGGTGTATCCGTTGGGGCAGATCGATTCCGAGGCGACGCCGGAGCTGGCCGAGGCGGCGGTGAACTTGATGGACCGCCGCGGCAACGGAGCCATGGGCTGGTCGTGGGCGTGGAAGATCGCGCTGCGGGCCCGGCTCGGCGACGGCGAGACCGCCCGGTCGCTGCTGCTGGAGGCCACCCGGCCGCTGGGCTTCGACTGGGATGTCAACGCCCCGACCGACGGCTCGCAGTGGGGCGGCCTGCTGCCGAATCTGTTCAGCTCGCACCCGCCGTTCCAGATCGACGGCAACTACGGCTTCCCGGCCGGCATCGCGGAAATGCTGGTACAGAGCCACAACGACGTGATCCGCGTGCTGCCGGCACTGCCAGCCAGCTGGCCCAGCGGCGCGCTGACCGGCGTGCGCTGCCGGGGCGGCGTGGCCGCCGACATCACCTGGCGGGACGGATCCCTGGCCGCACTGAGCATTCGCCGGCTGAGCGGCGATCCACTGCGGACGGTCAAGGTCGCATTCCTCGGCAGGCGCGAGGAGTTCACGCTCGCGGTCGGCGAGGAGAGGCGGCTGGCGTGCTAG
- a CDS encoding carbohydrate ABC transporter permease: MVTATQETTTLPVAPVATARRRRTRPGSRRGHLPLALLLIAPAVIGFAVFFAYPTVQGIYYSFTDFHVLSAPNWVGLDNFKQLLADDVFWHSLWVTVYFVLLSVVFGILISLVTAVIMHRLTRSTLIRGIVLLPFLISGVVAAMTWSWMLDPGLGIVNSFLTKLLGHPVLFFGDSALAVPSLAAISVWKSMGYNAILIFAGLQTIPATIYEAGRIDGASELQMFRRLTVPLLRNILVMVVILTVIGSFQVFDIVQVTTKGGPQNASLVLQMYIYNKAFSQFDFGYAATMSLALFAMLIAITFTQLKMTRAGESDLN, encoded by the coding sequence GTGGTGACCGCGACACAGGAAACGACGACACTGCCGGTGGCGCCGGTCGCCACGGCACGTCGCCGCCGGACAAGGCCGGGCAGCAGGCGGGGACACCTGCCGCTGGCCCTGCTGCTGATCGCACCGGCCGTCATCGGCTTCGCGGTGTTCTTCGCCTACCCGACGGTGCAGGGCATCTACTACAGCTTCACCGACTTCCACGTGCTCAGCGCGCCCAACTGGGTCGGGCTGGACAACTTCAAGCAGCTGCTGGCCGACGACGTCTTCTGGCACTCGCTGTGGGTGACCGTCTACTTCGTACTGTTGTCCGTGGTCTTCGGCATCCTGATCTCGCTGGTCACCGCGGTGATCATGCACCGGCTGACCAGGTCGACGCTGATCCGTGGCATCGTGCTGCTGCCGTTCCTGATCTCGGGTGTGGTCGCGGCCATGACCTGGTCCTGGATGCTCGACCCGGGGCTGGGCATCGTCAACTCGTTCCTGACCAAGCTCCTCGGCCACCCGGTGCTGTTCTTCGGCGACAGCGCGCTGGCGGTGCCGTCGCTGGCCGCGATCAGCGTGTGGAAGTCCATGGGATACAACGCGATTCTCATCTTCGCCGGCCTTCAGACCATTCCGGCCACCATCTACGAGGCCGGCCGCATCGACGGGGCCAGCGAGCTCCAGATGTTCCGCCGGCTCACCGTGCCGCTGCTGCGCAACATCCTGGTGATGGTGGTGATCCTGACCGTCATCGGCTCCTTCCAGGTGTTCGACATCGTGCAGGTCACCACCAAGGGCGGCCCGCAGAACGCGTCGCTGGTGCTCCAGATGTACATCTACAACAAGGCGTTCAGCCAGTTCGACTTCGGTTACGCGGCAACGATGTCGCTGGCCCTGTTCGCGATGCTGATCGCGATCACCTTCACCCAGCTCAAGATGACCCGCGCCGGCGAGTCCGACCTCAACTGA